In the Verrucomicrobiia bacterium genome, GGCGTGGCCACGCATGAGATCATCCTGCCCTCTAAGATGCTGAGTTCGCCATTCACGCAGTCCACCAGGGATACGGCTTTTGATGAGGTTGAGATCGCCTTTGGTCAACCCAACCTTGAAAACATCTATGAGTCAAAGAAGCTGAAGTGGATACACATCTCCAGTGCCGGCTTCACCCGTTATGACACACCTGAATTTAGAGCTTTTGCGAGTGAGCGTGAAATCCACGTGACGAACAGTTCCACGGTGTATGCGGAAGCCTGCGCGGAGCATGTGTTCGCATTCATGCTGGCTCAGTCGCGTCGTCTGCCGGAATCGTTGAAAGCGCGTTACGAGAATAACTCTCCGAAATGGCTGCATCTGCGCCATTCCTCGCCCCTGTTGAAACATCAACGCGTGGTCATCCTCGGATTCGGCGGCATCGCCACCCGCTTGCTCGAGATGCTGAAGCCGTTTCACATGGAAGTGGCGGCGTATCGACGCAAGCCGCGTGGGGATGAAGGCATCCCGATCATCAGCATGGCTGAGCTGCCGGATGCGCTTGCCCAAGCAGATCACGTGATCAACATTCTGCCGGCCAATGCGCAATCAAACGCGTTCGTCTCCAGCGAGCGATTGAAGCAGATGAAGCGCGGTGCGGTGTTCTACAACATCGGACGTGGTGCCACGGTGGATCAAGCTGCGCTGGTGGACGCCTTGAGCACGGGACATCTCGGAGCCGCATGGCTGGATGTCACCGAGCCGGAGCCTTTGCCTTTGGGGCATCCATTGTTGAGCTTGCCGAATTGTTACATCACTCCGCATGTGGCCGGGGGGCATCATGATGAGACAGGATTTCTCATCAGCCATTTCCTGAACAACTTTTCGCGCTATCTGGATGAAGCACCGTTGCTGGATCGGGTCATGTGAGGTTCATGGGCCGCGACTGTGTGCGCGGAGCACCAGTCGCAGCGGGAACTATTTTTTAGAGGTTTCGAAATATTTCACAGGCGACTTTGCTTGTTCCCGTGCTGCGGCTGGTTCCTCAGAGGAACACCCCGACACCGCATCGGGGCAAGCCGCCGCGGTCCAAAAGAAGTTACTTCCCGCTCTCCTTCAACTCAAACGTCGCCACCATGCTGCGATGCTGGGAGCGCCGTCCCGGTTCTGCTTTGCACGCGATGGGCTTGAGCTGGCTGCTGGAGAAAATTTGATCCAATCGCAACCATGGGCCGAAGAAGGTGAGGGGGTTGCGCGTGAAGCCTGGGAAGGTCAAA is a window encoding:
- a CDS encoding D-2-hydroxyacid dehydrogenase, which codes for MKRRTLARTRRNLFAPLLSTKAMKQLKIFCDIQLSEPGLKRLREGVATHEIILPSKMLSSPFTQSTRDTAFDEVEIAFGQPNLENIYESKKLKWIHISSAGFTRYDTPEFRAFASEREIHVTNSSTVYAEACAEHVFAFMLAQSRRLPESLKARYENNSPKWLHLRHSSPLLKHQRVVILGFGGIATRLLEMLKPFHMEVAAYRRKPRGDEGIPIISMAELPDALAQADHVINILPANAQSNAFVSSERLKQMKRGAVFYNIGRGATVDQAALVDALSTGHLGAAWLDVTEPEPLPLGHPLLSLPNCYITPHVAGGHHDETGFLISHFLNNFSRYLDEAPLLDRVM